The following are encoded together in the Phragmitibacter flavus genome:
- a CDS encoding UbiA family prenyltransferase: MVEYLKICRPDHWLKNVFIVFGHVVAWVLVLDFARDASLITKAFLSLIPACLIASANYILNEILDAPFDAMHPTKRLRGIPAGKVKVVYLWWIKAALIIVAFLLCWWWNMNLGYQFALLLLLISGVVYNVKPLRLKDRAFMDVIAESFNNPIRLWLGYYALVDTNHVPPLSIVLAWWSFGALLMTGKRYAEFRFIGDQELSGRYRRSFKTYTEKSLILAMITYANLFCFCTGIAMAVYPRLNNLVLVFPLIVLAVIAYFHHAMKDDAARLEPEQLLRNPWIILCTLVTGAASLWLLLAETNYAKNVFHFLGPVEW, from the coding sequence ATGGTTGAATATCTTAAAATCTGTCGCCCCGATCACTGGCTAAAAAACGTGTTCATCGTCTTCGGCCATGTGGTCGCCTGGGTGTTGGTTTTGGATTTCGCGCGCGATGCTTCTTTGATCACCAAGGCCTTCCTCTCGCTGATCCCGGCCTGTCTGATCGCTTCCGCCAACTACATCCTCAACGAAATCCTTGATGCCCCGTTCGATGCGATGCATCCCACCAAACGCCTGCGCGGCATTCCCGCCGGCAAGGTCAAGGTCGTTTACCTGTGGTGGATCAAGGCCGCGCTCATCATCGTCGCCTTCCTGCTCTGCTGGTGGTGGAATATGAACCTCGGCTACCAGTTCGCCCTGCTGCTGCTGCTCATCAGCGGCGTGGTCTACAACGTGAAACCGCTGCGCCTGAAAGATCGCGCCTTCATGGACGTCATCGCGGAATCGTTCAACAATCCCATCCGTCTTTGGCTCGGCTATTATGCATTGGTGGACACCAATCACGTTCCGCCACTCAGCATCGTCCTCGCCTGGTGGTCGTTCGGTGCCCTGCTCATGACCGGCAAACGCTACGCCGAATTCCGTTTTATTGGCGACCAGGAACTCAGCGGTCGTTACCGTCGTTCCTTCAAGACCTACACCGAGAAATCGCTCATCCTGGCGATGATCACCTATGCCAACCTGTTTTGCTTCTGCACCGGCATCGCCATGGCCGTCTATCCGAGGCTGAACAATCTCGTGCTGGTATTCCCTCTGATCGTGCTCGCCGTCATCGCCTATTTCCATCACGCCATGAAGGACGATGCCGCCCGTCTGGAGCCCGAGCAGCTGCTGCGCAATCCATGGATCATCCTCTGCACCCTCGTCACCGGGGCCGCCAGTCTTTGGCTGCTGCTGGCAGAGACCAATTATGCCAAAAATGTCTTTCATTTCCTAGGCCCGGTGGAGTGGTAA